In Porites lutea chromosome 1, jaPorLute2.1, whole genome shotgun sequence, a single genomic region encodes these proteins:
- the LOC140921440 gene encoding KH domain-containing RNA-binding protein QKI-like, producing the protein MSCSVASSEYLNELLSDKTTVSKMPKIFLHAERLLDQEINRVRNELFHGVVKNEPDSGFTELQLPTASGPRVKLAEKVYAPVKEYPKFNFVGRVIGPRGMTLREVETTTGCKLLVRGKGSMKDKKLEEEKKGQPNYEHLEEDLHVLISVDDTEDRAKLRLSKAVEKVKDLLQPVDEGEDELKKKQLKDLALMNGTLREQAGGAAVLHNGLLGMPITPALAGYSFAPRPAVPSAYPAGFAGLDFTAYGARGTIFDYGLEPSILGAVKPRRPVREHPYQR; encoded by the exons ATGTCTTGTTCTGTCGCCTCTTCTGAATACCTTAACGAACTACTGAGCGACAAAACAACAGTATCGAAAATGCCCAAGATTTTTCTTCACGCCGAACGGCTGCTGGATCAAG AAATCAACAGAGTCAGAAATGAGCTGTTTCATGGGGTTGTAAAGAATGAACCAGACAGCGGCTTCACAGAACTTCAGCTTCCAACGGCATCAGGACCAAGAGTGAAATTGGCAGAAAAAGTTTATGCTCCAGTAAAAGAGTATCCTAAG tttaattttgttGGTAGAGTAATTGGTCCCAGAGGCATGACACTAAGAGAAGTAGAAACGACGACAGGTTGTAAACTTTTAGTTCGTGGGAAAGGATCAATGAAGGACAAAAAATTG gaagaagaaaagaaaggccAACCAAACTATGAACACTTAGAAGAAGATCTGCATGTGTTGATATCAGTGGATGATACAGAGGATAGAGCTAAGTTAAGGCTGTCAAAAGCTGTGGAGAAAGTTAAGGATCTTCTTCAACCTGTG GATGAAGGTGAAgatgaattaaaaaagaaacaactgaAAGATTTGGCTTTGATGAATGGAACCCTTAGAGAACAAGCAG GTGGTGCTGCAGTTCTACATAATGGTCTCCTGGGAATGCCTATTACACCTGCATTAGCTGGATATTCATTCGCCCCTCGACCTGCAG TTCCTAGTGCTTACCCTGCTGGCTTCGCCGGCTTGGATTTCACGGCGTATGGTGCCAGAGGAACTATTTTCGACTATGGGTTAGAACCATCCATTCTTG GTGCAGTAAAACCAAGGAGACCTGTGAGAGAACATCCCTATCAGAGATGA